A region from the Silene latifolia isolate original U9 population chromosome 7, ASM4854445v1, whole genome shotgun sequence genome encodes:
- the LOC141590116 gene encoding protein FAR1-RELATED SEQUENCE 5-like, with translation MVTPATMVHMKPSRNLNLFHKKMIMDNSRVNHGLVDSFRMFKEYVKGYKNVGASLEDFKKISRDVKKYIKEYDAEMLLETFMQKKAMSPSFYFNFEVDDEKRLSKVFWADPISIKNYALFGEAVSFDATYNFNKYKMVFCPFTGVDNHKRCVTFAGGLLRKEDGESFTWLFENFVKAMGDCYPTTIITDQCKGINQAVKDVFGDKTQHRLCMWHIMKKLPDKVGPTICQNTNFLKKINSIFWDGEIDTQEFELRWKSILSSYELSDHEWLKSMFDIRSSWIPAYFRDIYLGGIMRTTSRSESENSFFGNFTNPHLTLVEFWIRFQSAMDAQRWKYAKVTADDKNSSPKLSTPLLLEKKPLNFTPPLFFINFKKNSKLRVLLVVFHRGQLKTTMSIFQ, from the coding sequence ATGGTTACCCCAGCTACAATGGTTCATATGAAACCATCTAGGAATTTGAATCTCTTTCACAAGAAAATGATCATGGATAATTCAAGGGTAAATCATGGTCTAGTGGATTCCTTTAGAATGTTTAAGGAATATGTAAAAGGGTACAAAAATGTTGGGGCTTCTTTAGaagatttcaaaaaaatttcaagggATGttaagaaatatatcaaggaatatGATGCTGAGATGTTATTGGAAACTTTCATGCAAAAAAAGGCTATGTCTCCATCATTTTATTTCAACTTTGAGgtggatgatgaaaaaagactaAGTAAGGTTTTTTGGGCAGATCCAATCTCAATTAAAAACTATGCCCTTTTCGGGGAAGCCGTCTCTTTTGATGCTACTTATAACTTCAATAAATATAAAATGGTGTTTTGTCCGTTCACCGGTGTGGACAACCATAAAAGATGCGTCACTTTTGCGGGTGGTTTGTTAAGAAAGGAAGATGGAGAATCATTTACCTGGTTATTTGAGAATTTTGTGAAGGCTATGGGTGATTGCTATCCTACTACAATTATAACTGACCAATGCAAAGGCATCAATCAAGCTGTAAAAGATGTGTTTGGTGACAAAACACAACACCGAttatgcatgtggcatataatgaaaaagTTGCCAGACAAAGTCGGGCCGACAATTTGCCAAAACACAAACTTTTTGAAGAAAATAAATTCTATTTTTTGGGATGGAGAGATTGATACACAAGAATTCGAATTGAGATGGAAATCAATCCTTTCTTCGTATGAGCTTTCTGATCATGAGTGGCTGAAGTCAATGTTTGACATTCGTTCAAGTTGGATTCCTGCCTACTTCAGAGACATATATCTTGGTGGGATTATGCGCACAACATCAAGGTCAGAATCTGAAAATAGCTTCTTTGGAAATTTCACAAATCCGCACCTCACTCTTGTTGAGTTTTGGATACGTTTCCAATCGGCTATGGATGCGCAGCGTTGGAAATATGCTAAGGTGACTGCCGATGATAAGAACTCTTCTCCAAAATTATCAACACCTCTCCTTCTAGAAAAAAAACCTCTGAATTTTACACCACCACTGTTTTTTATCAATTTCAAGAAGAACTCCAAGCTGCGTGTTTTACTTGTGGTCTTTCACCGAGGACAACTGAAGACAACAATGAGCATATTTCAATAA
- the LOC141590115 gene encoding uncharacterized protein LOC141590115 has translation MTSLASTASKTAHLGLPNFCGIDSDGHSGGLLLRWDDSVVLSSFTIHSRFILCNLCLNVNNGCTKHDMYVMFIYGEPCIDLRLSLWNNISALISGLSPFLIIGDFNQVEMHSDKLGGSHIIRGQQDFTNWRFDNSLLDVPFFGPLFTWMNNRSDDQLIMERLDRAYANSEWLHLFPAASIMHLPILVSDHAQIILKFFHPSRTCKCPYRLDNWCLGSPEIAHIVACAWALPVTGSPMYILSRRLASVRFSIMQWVIHHRLSHGINWSEIQRKTHCSGTEIVDAHSATNFQQLRSAQLHFLKLQHDYWLQRAKLKNEVLDGLPSRFLYSRVKQRASHQRILALLSSSGEWLYTPAQISLEVTSFFQCLLGATPPQDPGHPRGFIAPLLDSLDLPVLSSSDCLLLSAPFTEHEIICALNGMDGSKSPGPDGITPKFFQMFWPQISQLVALALLRFLNSGVMLKEWNNTHIILIPKVEKPEQISQYRPISLCNVIYRLASKCLVNRLKLVISSIVSDSQQAFVPSRLMSDSCVITHEIMHYLNKTKRGSVSYAALMLDMHKAFDRVSWTFLIAVLKKFGFPVFWQDIIWECISTVTYNIIINGEPSSTFKPSCGLRQGDPLSPYLFIMCMEILSCQLRTAEKSNAINGLKISQYAPPISHLFYVGDAFICCKATPSAFENLRDLLRCFELASGQMINLDKSFIKFSPNAPPDFRTHMASILKMRTSVCFGNYLGVPVDIPSKKSLLFQPLVDRLTSRILAWSSLHLSQPCKLLIINTIILGSIRFLMASIPFLVGICKKIDSLIAAFWWRKDARHISIHWLSRDCLQLPRANGGLGLRSVALLSQATLLKNYWRMQHQPSGLLSRFMVPKYKKDLPIPSSRSKVSHPSFFWSGLCRAANALSPGFAWKLGNGSSVDLFSSPWVNGTTPSVRVSASSVMPVLSHVISDSGTWNHATVYRWFQPPCARTILAMEPPHIDIDDFLYWKYTEDGVYTVRSGYDFLLSHMPTSCSPSFHSSFPWKVLWNLRCSPKLPLLVWRIVHNILPSLDNISVRGLQAIWMVRNSVVFDNCSLDPVQVLHLSDYLFASHSQLSVFWPSFARSSIKISIPVLNCALFSSEITYFIPVHRSALRDCYTVSSLDTMAGNPVFQNVRASTVFAASTKGLLLTMYRAHSASQTSVSFRVTSKKLSSVLASTTPVPVELCHTLSTIRSFLRLSSDGWMVVVVVRSGRGKDEVAAVGGVDDGGWVVRGCFPASIKFMVFVVSDCKSFVDVSTGITLLNIMKNLSLLL, from the exons ATGACTTCTTTAGCATCGACTGCCTCTAAGACAGCCCATCTTGGACTCCCTAATTTTTGTGGCATTGATTCAGATGGACATAGTGGGGGTCTTCTTTTGCGTTGGGATGACTCTGTTGTACTTAGTTCATTTACTATTCACTCTCGTTTTATTTTGTGTAATTTATGTTTGAATGTAAATAATGGTTGTACGAAACATGATATGTATGTTATGTTTATCTACGGTGAACCATGTATCGACCTTCGTCTATCTTTATGGAATAATATTTCAGCTTTAATTTCGGGTCTGTCCCCCTTTCTAATTATTGGCGATTTTAATCAGGTGGAAATGCATTCGGATAAATTAGGTGGTTCACATATCATTCGCGGTCAACAGGATTTCACCAACTGGAGATTTGACAATTCTTTGCTTGATGTTCCTTTCTTTGGTCCCCTTTTTACTTGGATGAATAATAGATCTGATGATCAGCTTATTATGGAACGCCTTGATCGCGCTTATGCCAATTCTGAATGGCTACATCTTTTCCCTGCGGCATCTATCATGCATCTTCCAATTCTTGTCTCGGATCACGCTCAAATTATCCTTAAGTTTTTCCATCCTTCAAGGACCTGTAAATGCCCGTACCGTCTTGATAACTGGTGTTTAGGCTCACCTGAGATTGCCCATATCGTTGCTTGTGCGTGGGCTCTACCTGTTACTGGTTCTCCGATGTACATTTTATCTCGCCGCCTTGCGTCTGTTCGCTTTTCTATAATGCAGTGGGTGATTCATCATCGCCTGTCCCATGGTATTAACTGGTCGGAGATTCAGCGTAAAACACACTGCTCTGGTACGGAGATCGTGGATGCTCATTCAGCAACAAATTTTCAACAACTTCGTTCTGCACAACTTCACTTTTTGAAGTTACAGCATGATTACTGGTTGCAACGGGCTAAGTTGAAGAATGAGGTTCTTGATGGTCTCCCGTCACGGTTCTTATATTCCCGTGTCAAACAACGAGCTTCTCATCAGCGTATTCTTGCGTTGCTTTCTAGCTCTGGAGAATGGCTTTATACTCCAGCTCAGATTTCGTTGGAAGTTACTTCTTTCTTTCAATGTCTTTTGGGGGCTACCCCCCCTCAAGATCCTGGCCATCCCCGAGGTTTTATTGCCCCATTGCTTGACTCACTGGATCTTCCAGTGCTCAGCTCAAGCGATTGTTTACTGTTATCTGCTCCTTTCACGGAACACGAGATTATATGTGCTCTCAATGGTATGGATGGGTCCAAATCACCTGGCCCTGATGGCATAACCCCTAAGTTTTTCCAGATGTTTTGGCCCCAGATTAGTCAGTTGGTTGCTTTGGCTCTTCTTCGTTTCCTTAACTCTGGCGTTATGCTGAAAGAATGGAACAACACTCATATTATTCTTATACCTAAAGTTGAGAAACCGGAACAGATCTCTCAGTACCGTCCTATCAGTCTCTGTAATGTTATTTACCGGCTTGCTTCCAAGTGTCTTGTCAATCGCCTCAAGCTTGTTATTTCATCTATTGTTTCAGACTCTCAGCAGGCGTTTGTTCCTTCTCGGCTTATGTCAGACAGCTGTGTAATTACTCACGAGATTATGCATTATCTTAACAAGACAAAGAGAGGCTCTGTTTCTTATGCTGCTTTGATGCTTGATATGCATAAGGCTTTCGATCGTGTTTCATGGACTTTTCTTATTGCGGTTTTGAAGAAATTCGGCTTTCCGGTTTTCTGGCAAGATATTATTTGGGAATGTATTTCAACTGTCACATATAATATCATTATTAACGGAGAGCCATCTAGTACCTTTAAACCTTCTTGTGGCCTGCGTCAAGGTGATCCTCTTTCACCTTATTTGTTTATCATGTGTATGGAGATTCTCTCTTGCCAGCTGCGTACAGCGGAGAAGTCTAATGCGATAAATGGACTTAAGATTTCTCAGTACGCTCCCCCCATCTCACATCTGTTCTATGTTGGTGATGCTTTTATTTGCTGTAAGGCAACTCCATCTGCTTTTGAGAATCTAAGGGATTTGCTTCGGTGCTTTGAGCTTGCATCTGGTCAGATGATCAATTTGGATAAGTCTTTTATTAAATTTAGTCCAAATGCACCTCCTGATTTTAGGACTCACATGGCGTCCATTCTGAAGATGCGAACATCTGTTTGTTTTGGGAATTATTTGGGAGTCCCTGTTGATATTCCTTCTAAGAAATCTTTGCTGTTTCAACCTTTGGTGGATAGACTTACAAGTCGCATCCTAGCCTGGTCTTCTCTACACCTCAGCCAGCCATGTAAGCTGCTTATTATCAATACTATTATTCTGGGTTCAATCCGGTTTCTCATGGCTTctattccctttcttgttgggaTTTGTAAGAAGATCGACTCTTTGATTGCTGCTTTTTGGTGGCGAAAAGATGCTCGTCACATATCTATTCACTGGCTTTCTAGAGATTGTTTGCAGCTTCCTCGTGCAAATGGCGGCCTTGGTTTGAGATCTGTCGCTTTATTAAGCCAGGCAACTCTTTTGAAAAATTACTGGCGCATGCAGCATCAACCATCTGGTTTGTTATCAAGATTTATGGTTCCAAAGTACAAAAAGGATCTGCCTATTCCTTCGTCAAGATCAAAGGTCTCTCATCCTTCTTTTTTCTGGTCTGGATTATGTCGCGCTGCTAATGCTTTGTCTCCTGGATTCGCATGGAAGCTTGGGAATGGTTCCTCAGTTGATCTGTTTTCCAGCCCTTGGGTGAATGGAACAACTCCCTCTGTGCGTGTATCTGCATCTTCTGTCATGCCGGTTCTATCTCATGTGATTTCGGACTCTGGAACTTGGAATCATGCTACTGTTTATCGTTGGTTTCAACCTCCTTGTGCCAGAACTATTCTTGCTATGGAACCTCCTCATATTGATATTGATGACTTCCTCTATTGGAAGTACACGGAAGATGGAGTCTATACAGTTCGCTCAGGCTACGACTTCTTGTTATCCCACATGCCTACTTCCTGCTCTCCCTCGTTTCACTCTTCCTTTCCTTGGAAAGTTCTTTGGAATCTCCGTTGTTCTCCTAAGCTCCCTCTCCTGGTTTGGCGTATTGTACATAATATCCTTCCTTCTTTAGATAATATATCTGTCAGAGGCCTTCAG GCTATTTGGATGGTTCGTAATTCGGTAGTCTTTGACAACTGTAGTCTTGATCCGGTTCAAGTTTTACATTTGTCggactatctttttgcatctcATTCCCAGCTGTCGGTGTTTTGGCCTTCCTTTGCTAGATCTTCTATTAAGATTTCAATTCCAGTCTTAAACTGTGCTCTGTTTTCTTCTGAAATAACATACTTTATTCCAGTTCACAGGTCAGCTCTAAGGGATTGCTACACTGTTTCTTCCTTGGATACAATGGCAGGCAATCCAGTTTTTCAGAATGTGAGGGCTTCCACGGTGTTTGCAGCCTCGACAAAAGGCCTCCTTCTCACCATGTATAGAGCTCACTCAGCTTCACAAACTTCTGTTTCTTTCAGAGTAACATCAAAAAAATTATCCTCAGTTTTGGCCTCCACAACGCCAGTACCAGTCGAATTGTGCCACACGTTGAGCACAATTCGTAGTTTCCTTCGTTT atCTAGTGACGGTTggatggtagtggtggtggtcagATCTGGAAGAGGAAAGGATGAAGTGGCGGCAGTGGGTGGTGTTGATGATGGAGGGTGGGTGGTGCGTG GTTGCTTTCCTGCTTCAATTAAG TTCATGGTGTTTGTTGTCTCTGACTGTAAGTCATTTGTCGATGTCAGTACTGGCATTACGCTTCTCAACATCATGAAAAATCTGAGCCTCTTGTTATGA